A genomic stretch from Helianthus annuus cultivar XRQ/B chromosome 1, HanXRQr2.0-SUNRISE, whole genome shotgun sequence includes:
- the LOC110878083 gene encoding protein STABILIZED1, with the protein MRLNMSTVTSLLNTTKSSLLLKFRTNPKHPAGWIAAARSEEDAGKIVKARELIRKGCEECPTNEDVWIKACRLVNPDEAKGVIARGVKAIPDSVQLWIQAARLEHGAANKSRVLRMGLEKIPDSVRLWKALVELAANEDDAKLLLQRAVECCPLHVELWLALARLEKYDAARKLLNKAREKLPKERAIWIAVAKLEEAFGNTFTVGKIIERGIGALQREGVEIDREAWMKEAEAAEWAGSVWTCNAIISNTIGIGVEEEEEDRKATWLADAEDCKKRGSIETARAIYGWANAVFKSKKSADHAE; encoded by the exons ATGAGATTGAATATGAGTACTGTTACGAGTTTATTGAATACAACGAAGTCTAGTTTGTTGTTGAAGTTTCGAACAAATCCAAAGCATCCAGCGGGTTGGATTGCAGCTGCGAGATCGGAGGAAGATGCTGGAAAGATTGTGAAAGCAAGAGAGTTGATAAGAAAAGGTTGTGAAGAATGTCCAACGAATGAGGATGTGTGGATCAAGGCATGTCGCTTGGTGAATCCGGATGAAGCTAAGGGTGTTATAGCTAGGGGTGTTAAGGCGATTCCCGATTCGGTACAACTTTGGATCCAGGCTGCAAGATTGGAACATGGCGCTGCGAATAAAAGTAGGGTTTTGAGAATGGGTCTTGAAAAGATACCAGATTCTGTGAGGTTATGGAAAGCACTTGTGGAACTTGCTGCTAATGAGGATGATGCAAAGCTTTTGCTTCAGAGAGCGGTGGAATGTTGCCCGTTGCATGTGGAGTTGTGGCTAGCCTTAGCTCGGTTGGAAAAGTATGATGCGGCTAGGAAGCTGTTAAATAAGGCAAGAGAGAAGCTCCCTAAAGAACGAGCAATTTGGATCGCTGTAGCCAAACTGGAAGAAGCTTTTGGAAACACATTTACGGTTGGGAAGATAATAGAAAGGGGTATTGGGGCTTTACAGAGAGAAGGGGTGGAGATTGATCGGGAAGCTTGGATGAAAGAGGCTGAAGCTGCTGAATGGGCTGGTTCCGTTTGGACATGTAATGCTATCATTAGTAACACAATTGGGATTGGggtggaagaagaagaagaagaccgTAAGGCAACTTGGCTTGCTGATGCAGAAGACTGCAAGAAAAGGGGTTCCATCGAAACTGCTAGAGCAATTTATGGCTGGGCAAATGCTGTCTTTAAATCAAAGAAG AGTGCAGACCACGCGGAGTAA